The Haematobia irritans isolate KBUSLIRL chromosome 1, ASM5000362v1, whole genome shotgun sequence DNA segment aagtaagcctgacatttaatcgggctgcccctttaacctaaccaaacctaagttggactacacagaaaaaatatcacaaaaatatttcatgttaaaaaagttgattaaaatgaaaatctaatcgatttaaatttaaatttttaacctaattaaaaatgtagtcaattaagaaattaaccaattaacattttaattacaaaaatatatttttccatttaataatgtaattttgttcggaaataaatttctatactcatatacagaaacatttttttggttatacaacgaaattaattgttccagttaattttgccactttaacctaacgtaagctttatttagagaaaattacaACGCTCAAAGAAGGAACCATACAGGacactaaagtcaatttaacaCTAATTTAGGTCATAACAATTATTATGCTTTAGTAAACATTTCTCCAATATGAGAATATTTCCTTTactttattgttgttattgatttcagattaaaaccatgcattgacaaaCCACAAGTGTAgcataaccaacagaggaaaagtatgattgtcaaatttatttggacaaagccctatagactgccagatggttggatgtacagctgtttcggaattaccacattcctcatgagcatcctctacttgcagcaaaactatcaaccaaatatcagaataaattcgggtaattcactcaacccaaaggtaactacacttgaacctcccgaaaaaaggtttgatggtcggctactgcctaaaaaaatttgcaagcgtatctcttttcctttgccaaactcaaatcatcgatttgaatgtagttggctggatttgtttttgagcgtgcttcctctatcttcattcgttttgtttgttattgttggtttctcttcaatcattattgttgtttttgatctcagcttaaaaccatgcattgactaaactacaagtgtagcttaaccaacagaggaaaagtatgcttgtcaaatttatttgggcaaagccctatagactgcaagatggttggatgtactgctgtttcggaattaccacattctcatcagcatcctctacttgcaacaaaactatcaaccaatcatCAGAATaatttcgggtaattcactcaacccaaagtgaactacacttgaaccttccgaaaaaaggtttgataatcGGCTACTGCCgcatgtgctctttaaaagagcacgtcgGGCATCCctagtgcttcctctatcttcattcgttttgtttgttattgttgatttactcttcaatcattattgttgtttttgacttcatgcattgactaaactacaagtgtagcttactttaataatttttcgtatacgttagcaaaaatttacaaaaaaaatttataaatatttccaaatttcgtatttcccacaaaatactccttcaaactacgaaacttCCTTAAACAAGTAAAAACAataattatttctaataaaatttctttaatttgtcgaaatatatttacttattttgtcaTATCCGCGATAATAGTGGGTAATATTTTCTCCttaatttatgcacacattaaggtgagtattatattcggttttcgagttgaaaatcactttattttcgcgattaattttcctgaaatagtcaaaattataaatgaaaacaaacatattcccataatgtcttgccgaaatttagaggcacaagaaactgcgcatcaattgagttaatttatctactttatattgaactgttttaataaagtagccgcgaaaatttcaactcggaaagcgaacatagtacttacctttacagGTGTTGTTTTTTACCCCTTTGGCGCTTGTTCGAAACCGAAACTATTTACTATGGTGAAAAACAATTGCTGATTTAGTGAActcatttctttaacaaataaaactactttttgtttgttttgatacAATCAAGACATCCCAAGCCTAGTGGTGTCGTAAATGTCAAGAATATTTAGCAAATGCCAAATTTCTTACTAGCCCCCTGGGCTAGTGAAATTATACTCACCTCGATTTAcgtcaaatttttaccaatgctagtaaaaaatgtCGGTTTCGAACAGGCCCTTAGTAAAGAACGTTTAAACTGTTAATTACTGGTACATAGAACGGGGTTTCCAAATGAAGTGTGCAAGCTTTTACTGTTCGAGTCACGGCGGGGAAatctcgatccggctgaaggacCAAAACGTAAAGAAATTAAAACTCTTCCCGTTGATTGTCTGCAAGATACTGCTTTattgtacaaaatatttaaacttacagtctgtcaagaaagtcttttgacattgccaactatttcaacttctagaaataattgaaatattaaatattttattaaatttttaattctgtgtacgtatgtatactttccaaaatacataataaaatttttttttttaaatttcattatatttaattttggaacaaaacataatttttatcccattgtcaaaacactttcttgacaaactgtatatacTAAATTTTAAACTACCTACAATCTAAATATTGTTCAAAAGTAAATCTAAGCATATACTTATACAACATTATCTGGTATTTGTTATCCCTTAGATAAGGTTTTATGACCACGTATGTGCAGCACATTAGTGCGTTATCAGTCGCACTATtaagtatatataattttacttaACACGCCATTTTTtcgttttaaattaattaaggcTAAGCAccctcaaccgtatcggatgaaattagcttttccaagaggctccggaaatccAATCTGCGCTTAACTTTATATGAGCGGCCCGATCTGGTccaataccgtctgacctacaccaataacaactgcttgcaccaagtttgaagtcgatagcttgtttcgttcagaagttatggTGATTTCAATAGATTGACGGACaatgctagatcgactcaaaacttCACCATGTCCCAGATATATATTTTATCGGGTCTGAAACCAATATTTCcgtgtgttaaaaacggaaggGTATAGTAACTttatacctcccatcctatggtggagggtctaTGCGGTGAACGTCTAACATGTGTTGTTTACTCGggcattatgtatctgatttcaacAAGAATTTTGTGTTTGGCtaggaaactaaatttttgcgGCATCCAtgttccccatccaaaaataaaattgtactgtaggaggtgatcatattccttctctgcacgtaaaagttaaacaaatatCGTGCAAatcaaaaatctacaaatttaaaatttaacatcaGAAACCATATCATTTGAACCGAGAAAGAGAGGGGTATGCAGGGTTGGCTTGCCACAAACGGTGacttttgcgacggtataatacgtaagtCACAAAAGTCGTAAAACTACTGTAGGATTCCCCAATAAAAGGGATGCAAAAAAGCTGTTATATTATAGTTATTGAAAACTTAACTAGTTTTACAACTCTCATTCACAAATTCAAACTATTCTGGGGTTGCGTGGTCCGTAATGTCTATctaatactacgttcgcactagacacgaaatctcgctaattagaaccaaaatctctacaaatctcaagtgttcggactggcaaaataatgagatttcgtagatttgaggatttaacCGCTGTTcgtaaatatatcaatacaaacacaaacccGTATGTGTACACGCACACACATTCATCTACAAGGAAAATAGGGGCAGGGATGCAAAAAGcgcatttttagtactaaaaccacagttgtCCAAGGCTGTATAGAGGATTTTGaaagagattttgttgaaatcctctacGAGCCAGCTGATATTTGCCTATTGCAAATCTACTGAGATCTAGGAGGATTTCGGCCAAAATCTTCAATACTAACTAGGGTTTTGACAATTtgtatttactatggaaattggctctaataagtcaaaaagtgattttataaaattctctctaaacagcagttttttgcaaccctgccccaattttccttgtagatgaatgtgtgtgtgcgtttacACAAACGGGTTTGTATTCATATATTTGAGTATCATTtaagaaagtttggtcaaaatcgtgCAGTAGATCTTGAGTCGCGATGAAATAACACgacaaaaaactaaatattacgCAATGTGCCGAACAAAGTTCACGTGGCCCATTGATTATCCATAtacaaatttggtcgaaatcgatccAATACTTTTTAAGTTTATCGATCACGAACATACAAAATCATACCAGTACAAAAACTTGAGATTTAAATTGAATTGTTAGAAGGAGATTTATTCCGCAACACTCTTTATGAacgattttttaatatataattttctttttctttctaGATCATATATACGTCTCGGAATCCCAAAGATCTTTGCGTCTCATTTTATCATTACTGCAAACTAGTGCATGATCTTCAAGGTTCAATAGATGAGTTTTTCCAATTGTTCTTAGACGAACTTACTCCAATGGGTTCATATTGGAAACATGTTCTACCATTTTGGAAACGAAGTAGATTTATCGACTCGAACGTTTTATTCTTGAAATATGAGGATATGAAACGTGATCTACCAAGTACAATTagaaaatgtgcaaaatttttaaatatcgaTTACAATCTTAGTGAAAATGATATGACACGAATTTGTGAACACCTCAAATTTGATACAATGCAAACGAATCCAGCTGTCAATTTGGATCCCATTCTATGTCGAAGCGACTCAAATGGTAATGGGAAAATAGATACATCCTCTGATACCGGAGCTAAATTTATACGCAAAGGTCAAATAGGAGATTGGAAAAATTATATGACGGATGAcatgtcaaaaaaatttgatgTATGGATTGCCGAAAATTCGAAAGACTCTGGCTTGATTTTCGATTATGAATAAAAGCTAATATTCAGTAGTTCataaaattgacattttgaatCAAGAACAAATACCGTCGAAATATTATGTAATAGTTTTAATATGATGTATAAAAGATTATAGTAATCCTAACCGTAAtttcaataaagtatatatatgtacatactTTTTTTGAATAGGTGAATAAAAAACTATTATTGTCAATTATTTTATTCTAATATATACATTTGGGAAATGTATGGGCGAGATGTGTGTCCGTGTGTAACCGTCAAATTTAACCCTTTGACGACgaatgggacatatatgtcccaCTTCGTATTTCCGTTGTAGAATCAACATTCATCaaccaatttcaaaaaaaatagatTCTATTGACGCAGAACTcatgtacgagggcagttcggaaacttcttagcctagcacaaaaagcgcggtataaacaaaaaaagttaagtgttttggaaacttccatctttgttatgaacacatgttaaattttgtttcgatctggcaactccttcatatagaaacaggtgttcaaaaaagacgcatccgctatttttttacaatggaaaaattagaaatgcgtgctgtcattaaatatttacataaaaaaggtttatcgggacaagaaattcataataatgtggtgaatgtgttaggtgaaagtgctccttcatatgcaacagtaaaaattgggttgctgaaacgTGGTCGtataagcattgaagatgaaccacgtatttagtggacgtccaaaaacagcaacaacaacagaaattgtagccaaagtgcatgatatggtattaaatgatcgacgaataaaagtgcgtgaaattgctaatatcatggacatctcaaatgaacgagtccatttaattttgcatgaaaaactacagatgaaaaagctttctgcaagatgggtgccgcatttgttaacagtcgatcaaaaacgcataagaatgaacatttctctgcttgtttggatcgttttaatcgaaataaaatggattttaagcgtcgtttcataactgttgatgagacatgaatgcaccactatactccagagacaaaagaacaaacaatggactgaagctggaggaagtaccccaaagaaggcaaaaacaattcaatcagctggtaaggttatggcaacggtttttgggacttcaacggtattttattgattgactaaagggtaaaacaataaattcagagtactattgcaaccttttggaacaattaaatgtacaaattcgagaaaaacccaccagcgcacaagagtgttttaacaatggctaaaatcaatgaattaaagtacgagttgcttgaccacccaccttattctcatgatttagctcccagtgacttttacgtgTTCccatatctaaaaaaattccttgctggcaagcgttttacctcaatttcagttgtaaaccactattttgaagaccttgaggaaaactattttaaccaAGGGataatagaattgctagaaaagcgttggactaatggtgttttcttttctgaaaaaagtgctttgccgtcattttgtctgtacagaatgcgcatttttaaaatgttaccagcaacctaaaaaaatgctatcatttcagcgggcagaaaagaatccaaagaaggaaacagggcaatcgcagcactctc contains these protein-coding regions:
- the St2 gene encoding sulfotransferase 2 isoform X1, with the protein product MELTFKELNKDIAERIDSFYVDKNCFIEVLPGNVIVPRKFKEIGEPIRNMKTYSDDVWVVSYPRTGSTWAQEMIWLLGNRLDFDGANQIQQIRSPVVELSALFSVDHHEWVSHALGDTVETVRNMPRPRFARSHLPWHLLPKDMDASKAKIIYTSRNPKDLCVSFYHYCKLVHDLQGSIDEFFQLFLDELTPMGSYWKHVLPFWKRSRFIDSNVLFLKYEDMKRDLPSTIRKCAKFLNIDYNLSENDMTRICEHLKFDTMQTNPAVNLDPILCRSDSNGNGKIDTSSDTGAKFIRKGQIGDWKNYMTDDMSKKFDVWIAENSKDSGLIFDYE